The segment GAAAAAAGTAGATGGGTCAAAATATTTTCCACGAGCATATAAATATGAATACTTATATATGATAAGAGATTATGTTGGTGGAGAATGTATGCGAGATTATATAAAAACCCATGGACTTAGTAAAAGACTAGCTATAAATGTTATTAAACTGTTAGAAGAATTTAAACGACTACATTTTACAAAAATAGACATACGATGTAAAGACATTTTTGTTGAAAGCAAAGAAAGAGTTATGGTAATTGATCCAAAAGGATGTTATAGTAGACATAAAAATTATCCAGCCCATCTTATGAAGGGATTAAAAAATAGTATGTACTTAGATAAATTTTTGAGAGTTTTAAAAAACGAAAGACCTAAATTATATAAAGAATGGATTTTACAAAATAATTTGAAATAAGGCTAGCATTTTGCTGGTCTTATTTCATTAAAAAATGTATAAAATGAAAAAGATTTACAAAAACTGTACTAATTAAGTTGAACGAAAAAAGGAACTGTGTTATAATACATATACAATTTATAAATAAAGGGAAAGGAGGCAATAATATGCCATATGTATTTTGGACCGTAATATTTTTAATAGTCTTTATAGATAGATGGACTAAACGGAAAACAATTAAGATTTTAGGAAATAGAAAGGGAAAAAAGTCTGTAGAATTAGTACAAAATAGATTAAAATTAATGCTTGAAGATAATAAGGTAAAACATGTTGATGGTTTAGAAGGTGGATTAAGTATAATAATTAAGGTAACTTTAATAGCTTTGTTATGTGCTGTTGTTTATTTAATAAAATTAACTCAGTATCAAGGAGAAATAGGATTAAAACTTGCACTTTCCTTTATAATTGGTGGAGGATTTGGAAACTTTATAGATAGATTAGGACATGGATATGTTATAGATTTTATATGTATAAAAGGAAGTAAAAATATTGCATTTAATTTATCTAGGATATTTATAATAACTGGTATAATATTGTTAGTATTCAATATCTAAATTTTATATAAGAATCTGCAACAATTAGAAAATTTAAATAAGAAGTGAGAGGGTTATTTTTTTTAGTGAGAATTGTTAATTTTTTAACGTTGTTAATTTAGTTAGGTATTTTTTATCTATAAAATACCTAACTAAATCATAAAATTCATACTATTAAAATCATAAAAATTAAATTTAAATGTTTAATTAAATCAACCACCAAGCGTTATATCTTGTGTGTTATACCATTTTAAAGCATTATAAAAATGATCTTTGTTAAAATTTGGCCAATAGTCATCTACAACATAAAAGTCTGAATATATAGATTGAACAGGTAGGAATCCACTTAAACGTCTTCTACCACCCCA is part of the Clostridium botulinum genome and harbors:
- a CDS encoding signal peptidase II, translating into MPYVFWTVIFLIVFIDRWTKRKTIKILGNRKGKKSVELVQNRLKLMLEDNKVKHVDGLEGGLSIIIKVTLIALLCAVVYLIKLTQYQGEIGLKLALSFIIGGGFGNFIDRLGHGYVIDFICIKGSKNIAFNLSRIFIITGIILLVFNI
- a CDS encoding serine/threonine-protein kinase, with the protein product MNKDYMNNCGLDLSECKFLGEGHHGKVFLRKDGKVIKICTTVRSCKSEYLILKKVDGSKYFPRAYKYEYLYMIRDYVGGECMRDYIKTHGLSKRLAINVIKLLEEFKRLHFTKIDIRCKDIFVESKERVMVIDPKGCYSRHKNYPAHLMKGLKNSMYLDKFLRVLKNERPKLYKEWILQNNLK